From Deinococcus aquaticus, one genomic window encodes:
- a CDS encoding COX15/CtaA family protein: MSGTLTVPRTAAGAWLPRLAWAALIYNVLVILWGAVVRISGAGAGCGDHWPLCNGVVVPQSPTLHTVIEFSHRLTSGASGLLAIALVILAFRSTGRGHPARFGAILSLGLIILEGLVGGVQVLLGLTADSTDPARGFVQGIHLANTFLLLGALLLTALWASGAPGLRLRRQGLVGAWSYVGLGLLLVLGMAGAVTALGDLLFLPADGSTPIETVKRDFAVTAGVIENLRVVHPMLAVLTSAFLVWLGVFLRRERPGAETNRWSAAVWALLGAQMVAGFANVALKAPAWMQLTHLLLACALWLVTVMLVYRALSALRVQPRAAGRSTPHAGQDRSREVNV, translated from the coding sequence ATGAGTGGAACGCTGACAGTTCCCCGCACGGCTGCGGGCGCTTGGCTCCCCCGGCTGGCCTGGGCGGCTCTGATCTACAACGTGCTGGTGATCCTGTGGGGCGCGGTCGTGCGCATCAGCGGGGCCGGGGCCGGCTGCGGGGACCACTGGCCCCTGTGTAACGGCGTGGTCGTCCCGCAGAGCCCCACGCTGCACACGGTCATCGAATTCAGTCACCGCCTGACCAGCGGGGCCAGCGGCCTGCTCGCCATCGCGCTGGTCATCCTGGCGTTCCGTTCCACGGGGCGCGGGCACCCGGCGCGCTTCGGGGCAATCCTGAGCCTGGGCCTGATCATCCTGGAAGGGCTGGTGGGCGGCGTGCAGGTGCTGCTGGGCCTGACCGCCGACAGCACCGATCCGGCGCGCGGGTTCGTGCAGGGCATTCACCTGGCGAACACCTTCCTGCTGCTGGGGGCGCTGCTGCTCACGGCGCTGTGGGCGTCGGGCGCGCCGGGCCTGCGGCTGCGGCGTCAGGGGCTGGTGGGCGCCTGGAGTTACGTGGGCCTGGGCCTGCTGCTGGTACTGGGCATGGCGGGCGCGGTCACGGCGCTGGGCGATCTGCTGTTCCTCCCGGCCGATGGCAGCACGCCCATCGAGACGGTCAAGCGTGACTTCGCGGTGACGGCCGGCGTGATCGAGAACCTGCGGGTCGTGCACCCCATGCTGGCTGTGCTGACCAGCGCGTTCCTGGTGTGGCTGGGCGTGTTCCTGCGCCGCGAACGGCCGGGCGCCGAGACGAACCGCTGGAGCGCGGCCGTGTGGGCGCTGCTGGGCGCGCAGATGGTGGCGGGCTTCGCGAACGTGGCCCTGAAAGCCCCGGCGTGGATGCAACTGACGCACCTGCTGCTGGCATGCGCGCTGTGGCTGGTGACGGTTATGCTGGTGTACCGCGCCCTGAGTGCGCTGCGGGTGCAGCCCCGCGCAGCGGGCCGCAGCACCCCGCACGCCGGGCAGGACCGATCAAGGGAAGTGAACGTATGA
- a CDS encoding heme o synthase: MTTESIPANAGAPRARATWRDYLSLTKPKVISLLLWTTVTAMFMAERGWPGGWLLLVVSVAGYASAGSAGVFNMIIDRDIDIKMARTAQRPTTSGLISTRSAAIFGGTLQVLSFVMLWVWGTPLAAWMSLAGFLTYVVVYTQLLKRNTWHNIVLGGAAGCFPPLVGWAAVTGDLNLFAWFLFAIIFFWTPVHFWALALMIKDEYREVGIPMLPVVHGDKLTVAQIGLYAIYTVVLSVMPVFFREVGAIYFVAAAGLGAWLLVLSWRLYRHVMAGNKVERRVAVPLYLYSMLYLALLFVAGAADRMVFAYLL, from the coding sequence ATGACGACCGAATCCATTCCGGCGAACGCCGGAGCCCCACGGGCGCGCGCCACCTGGCGTGACTACCTGTCGCTGACCAAACCGAAAGTCATCAGCCTGCTGCTCTGGACGACCGTGACGGCCATGTTCATGGCCGAGCGCGGCTGGCCGGGCGGGTGGCTGCTGCTGGTGGTCAGCGTGGCCGGGTACGCCTCGGCAGGCTCGGCGGGCGTGTTCAACATGATCATCGACCGCGACATCGACATCAAGATGGCGCGCACGGCGCAGCGGCCCACGACCAGCGGCCTGATCAGCACGCGCAGCGCCGCGATCTTCGGCGGGACCCTGCAGGTGCTGTCGTTCGTGATGCTGTGGGTGTGGGGCACGCCGCTGGCCGCCTGGATGAGCCTGGCGGGCTTCCTGACGTACGTGGTGGTGTACACGCAGCTGCTCAAGCGCAACACCTGGCACAACATCGTGCTGGGCGGCGCGGCCGGGTGCTTCCCGCCGCTGGTGGGCTGGGCGGCCGTGACGGGCGACCTGAACCTGTTCGCGTGGTTCCTGTTCGCCATCATCTTCTTCTGGACGCCCGTGCACTTCTGGGCGCTGGCCCTGATGATCAAGGACGAGTACCGCGAGGTCGGGATTCCCATGCTGCCCGTGGTACACGGCGACAAGCTGACGGTCGCGCAGATCGGTCTGTACGCCATCTACACGGTGGTGCTGTCGGTGATGCCGGTGTTCTTCCGCGAGGTGGGCGCGATCTACTTCGTGGCGGCGGCCGGGCTGGGCGCGTGGCTGCTGGTGCTGTCGTGGCGGCTGTACCGGCACGTGATGGCCGGGAACAAGGTCGAGCGGCGCGTGGCCGTGCCGCTGTACCTGTACTCGATGCTGTACCTGGCGCTGCTGTTCGTGGCGGGCGCGGCGGACCGCATGGTGTTCGCTTACCTGCTGTAA
- the coxB gene encoding cytochrome c oxidase subunit II produces MNTTKHRHSGTRRRPITRPIAAALLGATLLTGCQQANQSLFIGDMSSAYNREIWWMSVWAIVLSIIIFVGVSYALFYTINKFREDKHDAPPAQFHGNNRLEVILVAVPVVIVFGLSILTVRSMAILNPTPAQATKIDVLGKQFWWNFAYPETTSDAGGVVTNGNEIIMPTKQPVALTITSGDVIHGFWAPNIGGQRAAMPAVKKTWQVDTDRAGVYQGNCSQLCGGSHANMRYKVVALDQDRYNTTLAAMKAYRAPEPAPGSAEARGYALFMQGKASTQAVACAACHRVQGTPAAGAAGPDLSFFGTRRTLGAGMWEAMTAAQWTEPKAKEQLHEWIKHSPAVKPGSLMPSYDGSEYLSKGQKLKGGVLTDAEIDDISAYLRSLKLPEEADYWSGTPINGANASGGTQ; encoded by the coding sequence TTGAACACCACCAAACACCGCCACAGCGGCACACGGAGGCGACCCATCACGCGGCCCATCGCGGCGGCGTTGCTGGGCGCCACACTGCTCACCGGCTGTCAGCAGGCCAACCAGTCCCTGTTCATCGGGGACATGTCGTCTGCGTACAACCGCGAAATCTGGTGGATGAGCGTCTGGGCGATTGTCCTGTCGATCATCATCTTCGTCGGCGTGTCGTACGCGCTGTTCTACACGATCAACAAGTTCCGTGAGGACAAGCACGACGCGCCCCCCGCGCAGTTCCACGGGAACAACCGCCTGGAGGTCATCCTGGTGGCCGTGCCCGTGGTGATCGTGTTCGGCCTGAGCATCCTGACGGTACGCTCCATGGCGATCCTGAACCCCACGCCCGCCCAGGCGACCAAGATCGACGTGCTGGGCAAGCAGTTCTGGTGGAACTTCGCGTACCCCGAAACGACCAGTGACGCAGGCGGCGTGGTCACCAACGGCAACGAGATCATCATGCCGACCAAGCAGCCGGTCGCGCTGACCATCACCAGCGGCGACGTCATCCACGGCTTCTGGGCGCCGAACATCGGTGGCCAGCGCGCCGCCATGCCCGCCGTGAAGAAAACCTGGCAGGTCGACACCGACCGCGCCGGCGTGTACCAGGGCAACTGCTCGCAGCTGTGCGGCGGCTCGCACGCCAACATGCGTTACAAGGTCGTGGCCCTCGACCAGGACCGGTACAACACCACCCTGGCCGCCATGAAGGCCTACCGCGCCCCCGAGCCCGCCCCCGGCAGCGCCGAGGCGCGCGGCTACGCGCTGTTCATGCAGGGCAAGGCCAGCACCCAGGCCGTGGCCTGCGCCGCCTGCCACCGCGTGCAGGGCACTCCCGCAGCGGGCGCGGCCGGCCCGGACCTGAGCTTCTTCGGCACGCGCCGCACCCTGGGTGCCGGCATGTGGGAAGCCATGACCGCAGCGCAGTGGACCGAGCCCAAGGCCAAAGAGCAGCTGCACGAGTGGATCAAGCACAGCCCCGCCGTGAAACCCGGCAGCCTGATGCCCTCCTACGACGGCAGCGAGTACCTCAGCAAGGGCCAGAAACTCAAGGGCGGCGTCCTGACCGACGCCGAGATTGACGACATTTCCGCGTACCTGCGCAGCCTGAAACTGCCCGAGGAAGCGGACTACTGGAGCGGCACGCCCATCAACGGCGCGAACGCCAGCGGAGGCACCCAGTGA
- a CDS encoding cbb3-type cytochrome c oxidase subunit I, translated as MTVQHAPLQESSARPGAWAVLKDYMMTTDHKKIGTLYILTSIIGFAIAGLLAVGIRLQLAVPDNTFLVGNTYNQVLTLHAALMIFFFLIPIGLFGFGNWFLPLQLGIRDVALPRINTFAVWLFIFSLILVITGLANGGAPGVGWTFYYPLSVDANQTGVAVLMVALTLNGIASLLGSANFAATIVNMRAPGMSLWKMPIFVWSIFATSILQLISLGGLTAAALVTYLELKLGLSMFNPGIGGVPVMFQQFFWFYSHPAVYVMLLPYLGIGAEIASTMARKPLFGYRVMVYSILAIVLVSLLVWVHHMFAVGLPDSWQIAFMIATLIVAVPTGVKIFNLIGTLWGGRIIMKSPTYWLVGFIFNFLIGGITGVSLGMIPFDYQVTMSYYVVAHFHNVMMFGTAFLAMGGLYYWWPKMTGRFMSEKLGLWHFWLFMIGSWMTFLPQYILGLLGMPRRYYTYPEGNFAWSELNLISTLGAVTLLAGGIVWVWNMLQSFRAPATASANPWGGFTLEWTAASPPAAYNFAHEFPTNFPTERPLYDWEQSGETLTPVDPKSIHLPVDSWGPFLTAAALLLMGYGLSFGWFTNYTPTGGLKPFFDAAPGHVFASVVLYISIPLFLMALFKWAGTREYDVPVAHHHLTKYDNGFMGMSWFIISEIGLFGVLIAGYVYLRVIGAAEPPALRPNIWLAALNTLVLVTSSFVIHRAEQDNHHGKYTRFRLGLFITLILGAVFMIFQVYEFTLFGVESDWKQNLWQACFFTIVGLHGLHILIGGTGVALPFYQAMTGKMDKYNHGSITPASLYWHLVDVVWLLIVAIFYAW; from the coding sequence GTGACCGTTCAGCACGCACCACTTCAGGAGTCCAGCGCCCGCCCCGGTGCGTGGGCCGTCCTGAAGGACTACATGATGACCACCGATCACAAGAAGATCGGAACGCTCTACATCCTGACCAGCATCATCGGGTTCGCCATCGCGGGCCTGCTGGCCGTGGGCATCCGCCTGCAGCTGGCCGTGCCGGACAACACCTTCCTGGTGGGGAACACCTACAACCAGGTGCTGACCCTGCACGCCGCGCTGATGATCTTCTTCTTCCTGATTCCGATCGGTCTGTTCGGCTTCGGAAACTGGTTCCTGCCGCTGCAACTCGGCATCCGTGACGTGGCCCTGCCGCGCATCAACACGTTCGCGGTGTGGCTGTTCATTTTCAGCCTGATCCTGGTCATCACGGGCCTTGCCAACGGCGGCGCCCCCGGCGTCGGCTGGACCTTCTACTACCCCCTGAGCGTGGACGCCAACCAGACCGGCGTGGCCGTCCTGATGGTGGCACTCACCCTGAACGGCATCGCGTCGCTGCTGGGCAGCGCGAACTTCGCGGCGACCATCGTGAACATGCGCGCCCCCGGCATGAGCCTGTGGAAGATGCCCATCTTCGTGTGGAGCATCTTCGCGACCAGCATCCTGCAGCTGATCTCGCTGGGCGGCCTGACCGCCGCCGCGCTGGTCACGTACCTGGAACTGAAGCTGGGCCTGAGCATGTTCAACCCCGGCATCGGCGGCGTGCCCGTCATGTTCCAGCAGTTCTTCTGGTTCTACTCTCACCCGGCCGTGTACGTCATGCTGCTCCCGTACCTGGGAATCGGCGCGGAAATCGCCAGCACCATGGCCCGCAAGCCGCTGTTCGGTTACCGCGTGATGGTGTACTCGATCCTGGCCATCGTGCTGGTCAGCCTGCTGGTGTGGGTCCACCACATGTTCGCCGTGGGCCTGCCCGACTCCTGGCAGATCGCGTTCATGATCGCCACGCTGATCGTGGCCGTCCCGACCGGCGTGAAGATCTTCAACCTGATCGGCACCCTGTGGGGCGGACGGATCATCATGAAGAGCCCCACGTACTGGCTGGTGGGCTTCATCTTCAACTTCCTGATCGGCGGGATCACCGGCGTCAGCCTGGGCATGATTCCCTTCGATTACCAGGTCACCATGTCGTACTACGTCGTGGCGCACTTCCATAACGTGATGATGTTCGGCACGGCGTTCCTGGCGATGGGCGGCCTGTACTACTGGTGGCCCAAGATGACCGGCCGCTTCATGAGCGAAAAGCTGGGCCTGTGGCACTTCTGGCTGTTCATGATCGGCTCGTGGATGACCTTCCTGCCGCAGTACATCCTGGGCCTGCTGGGCATGCCGCGCCGTTACTACACCTACCCCGAAGGTAACTTCGCCTGGAGCGAACTGAACCTGATCAGCACGCTGGGCGCGGTCACGCTGCTGGCCGGCGGGATCGTCTGGGTGTGGAACATGCTGCAGAGCTTCCGCGCGCCCGCCACGGCCAGCGCCAACCCCTGGGGCGGTTTCACGCTCGAGTGGACGGCCGCCAGCCCGCCCGCCGCGTACAACTTCGCGCACGAGTTCCCCACCAACTTCCCCACCGAACGCCCCCTGTACGACTGGGAGCAGAGCGGTGAGACCCTGACCCCCGTGGACCCCAAGAGCATTCACCTGCCCGTGGACAGCTGGGGCCCCTTCCTGACCGCCGCCGCGCTGCTGCTGATGGGCTACGGCCTCTCTTTCGGCTGGTTCACCAACTACACCCCGACCGGCGGCCTGAAGCCCTTCTTCGACGCCGCGCCCGGCCACGTGTTCGCCTCGGTCGTGCTGTACATCAGCATCCCGCTGTTCCTGATGGCCCTGTTCAAGTGGGCCGGTACGCGCGAGTACGACGTGCCCGTCGCGCACCACCACCTGACCAAGTACGACAACGGCTTCATGGGCATGAGCTGGTTCATCATCAGCGAAATCGGCCTGTTCGGCGTGCTGATCGCCGGGTACGTGTACCTGCGCGTCATCGGGGCCGCCGAGCCGCCCGCGCTGCGTCCGAACATCTGGCTGGCCGCGCTGAACACCCTGGTGCTCGTCACGAGTTCCTTCGTGATTCACCGCGCCGAGCAGGACAACCACCACGGCAAGTACACCCGCTTCCGCCTGGGCCTGTTCATCACCCTGATCCTGGGCGCCGTGTTCATGATCTTCCAGGTGTACGAGTTCACGCTGTTCGGCGTGGAAAGCGACTGGAAACAGAACCTGTGGCAGGCGTGCTTCTTCACCATCGTCGGCCTGCACGGTCTGCACATCCTGATCGGCGGAACGGGCGTCGCCCTGCCCTTCTACCAGGCCATGACCGGCAAGATGGACAAGTACAACCACGGTTCCATCACGCCCGCCAGCCTGTACTGGCACCTGGTGGACGTCGTGTGGCTGCTGATCGTCGCCATCTTCTACGCCTGGTAA
- a CDS encoding SCO family protein, which produces MTVFSRVLTAVLLVVAAALAGLLVYRQVSPGVLGGDALDVPLALPALPLVSDRGAATTLAASDGRVRLVFYGFVRCPDVCPVTLASLKNSVAALSPEQRARVQVQFVTVDPGNDTPAVVRAYLDRFDPAFTGLTGKAATIDEAARVMFVANVAPMPAGDHSAHLSGAAQGAGGAQNAAAVGAGASAAARLHGDQLSVVDGRGRFVRVYGNGAVVDGTLDRDLPGLIRAYAAR; this is translated from the coding sequence ATGACGGTGTTCTCGAGGGTGCTGACGGCAGTTCTTCTGGTGGTGGCGGCGGCGCTGGCGGGACTGCTGGTGTACCGGCAGGTGTCGCCGGGCGTGCTGGGTGGGGACGCGCTGGACGTACCGCTGGCCCTGCCGGCGCTGCCGCTGGTCAGTGACCGGGGGGCCGCGACGACGCTGGCCGCCTCGGACGGGCGGGTGCGGCTGGTGTTCTACGGGTTCGTGCGCTGCCCGGACGTGTGCCCGGTGACGCTGGCCAGCCTGAAGAACAGTGTGGCGGCGCTGTCACCGGAGCAGCGCGCGCGGGTGCAGGTGCAGTTCGTCACGGTGGACCCGGGGAACGACACGCCGGCCGTGGTGCGCGCGTACCTGGACCGCTTCGATCCGGCGTTCACGGGCCTGACCGGGAAGGCGGCCACCATCGACGAGGCGGCGCGGGTGATGTTCGTGGCGAACGTGGCCCCCATGCCGGCCGGGGATCACAGCGCGCACCTGAGCGGCGCGGCCCAGGGTGCGGGGGGCGCGCAGAACGCGGCGGCGGTCGGTGCGGGTGCGTCGGCGGCGGCGCGGCTGCACGGGGATCAGTTGAGTGTGGTGGACGGGCGGGGGCGGTTCGTGCGGGTGTACGGGAACGGGGCGGTGGTGGACGGTACGCTGGACCGCGACCTGCCGGGGCTGATCCGGGCGTACGCGGCCCGGTGA
- the ruvB gene encoding Holliday junction branch migration DNA helicase RuvB produces MTEPLDAALRPKTLTEYVGQEKLKDKLGVYLQAARGRKEALDHTLLFGPPGLGKTTLAHIIAAELGVNIRVTSGPAIEKPGDLAAILTNSLEEGDVLFIDEIHRLGRVAEEHLYPAMEDFKLDIVLGQGPAARTIELPLPRFTLVGATTRPGLISAPMRSRFGIIEHLEYYTPEEIALNLTRDARLLGFGLSDDAALEVGARSRGTMRIAKRLLRRVRDYADVAGETTIALPRAQDALDRLGLDSAGLDDRDKKYLETLIHRFAGGPVGVDTLATAISEDALTLEDVYEPYLIQLGFIKRTPRGRVATAHAYDHLGLPISGADGDLGFYTN; encoded by the coding sequence ATGACCGAACCGCTCGACGCCGCCCTGCGTCCCAAGACCCTGACCGAGTACGTGGGTCAGGAGAAACTCAAGGACAAACTCGGCGTGTACCTGCAGGCCGCGCGGGGCCGCAAGGAAGCGCTGGACCATACTCTGCTGTTCGGGCCGCCCGGACTGGGAAAGACCACCCTGGCGCACATCATCGCCGCCGAACTGGGCGTGAACATCCGCGTGACCTCGGGGCCCGCCATCGAGAAACCCGGCGATCTGGCGGCCATCCTCACCAACAGCCTGGAAGAAGGCGACGTGCTGTTCATCGACGAGATCCACCGCCTGGGCCGCGTGGCCGAGGAGCACCTGTACCCCGCCATGGAGGACTTCAAGCTGGACATCGTGCTGGGCCAGGGACCCGCAGCCCGCACCATCGAGTTGCCGCTGCCGCGCTTCACGCTGGTCGGCGCGACCACCCGCCCCGGCCTGATCAGCGCGCCCATGCGCAGCCGTTTCGGGATCATCGAGCACCTGGAGTACTACACGCCCGAGGAAATCGCCCTGAACCTCACCCGCGACGCGCGCCTGCTGGGCTTCGGCCTGAGCGACGACGCCGCCCTGGAAGTCGGGGCGCGCTCACGCGGCACCATGCGCATCGCCAAGCGCCTGCTGCGGCGCGTGCGCGACTACGCCGACGTGGCGGGCGAGACCACCATCGCCCTACCCCGCGCGCAGGACGCCCTGGACCGCCTGGGCCTGGACAGCGCCGGACTGGACGACCGCGACAAGAAGTACCTGGAAACCCTGATTCACCGCTTCGCGGGCGGCCCAGTCGGCGTGGACACCCTGGCCACCGCCATCAGCGAGGACGCCCTGACCCTGGAAGACGTGTACGAACCGTACCTGATCCAGCTGGGCTTCATCAAACGCACGCCGCGCGGCCGGGTTGCCACCGCGCACGCCTACGACCACCTGGGCCTGCCCATCAGTGGCGCGGACGGCGACCTGGGCTTCTACACGAACTGA
- a CDS encoding ArsC/Spx/MgsR family protein has translation MSELQVQVFGTRKSKETRAAERFFKERKIKIHFVDLKERPIAKGELARFVQKFGLNALLDLSGKAYERSNLAYLRTTEDGVIARVIEDPDLLRLPLVRAGKHLTVGEDLDGWKAMLAGS, from the coding sequence ATGAGTGAGTTGCAGGTACAGGTGTTCGGCACCCGCAAAAGCAAGGAGACGCGCGCCGCCGAGCGGTTCTTCAAGGAACGCAAGATCAAGATTCACTTCGTGGACCTGAAGGAGCGGCCCATCGCGAAGGGTGAACTGGCGCGGTTCGTGCAGAAGTTCGGCCTGAACGCCCTGCTGGACCTGAGCGGCAAGGCGTACGAACGCAGCAACCTCGCGTACCTGCGCACCACCGAGGACGGCGTGATCGCCAGGGTGATCGAGGATCCGGACCTGCTGCGCCTGCCGCTGGTGCGCGCCGGGAAGCACCTGACGGTCGGCGAGGACCTGGACGGCTGGAAGGCCATGCTGGCCGGATCGTGA
- a CDS encoding DUF1801 domain-containing protein, which produces MTHPDPVTERLAALTDWRGDTLRRVRALIHGALPDVQETVKWAKPTSPGVPVWEHGGGLCTGETYARTVKLTFHRGASLPDPAGLFNASLDGKVRRAIDLHEGDTLDGAAFGDLIRAAAAANAGVNAARKRR; this is translated from the coding sequence GTGACCCACCCCGACCCGGTGACCGAGCGGCTGGCAGCCCTGACCGACTGGCGCGGCGACACCCTGCGCCGCGTCCGCGCCCTGATCCACGGGGCGCTGCCGGACGTGCAGGAGACCGTGAAGTGGGCCAAACCCACCTCGCCCGGCGTGCCGGTCTGGGAGCACGGGGGCGGCCTGTGTACCGGCGAAACCTACGCGCGGACCGTGAAACTGACCTTCCACCGGGGAGCCAGCCTGCCGGACCCGGCCGGGCTGTTCAACGCCAGCCTGGACGGGAAGGTACGCCGCGCCATCGACCTGCACGAGGGCGACACGCTGGACGGGGCCGCTTTCGGCGACCTGATCCGCGCCGCCGCCGCCGCGAACGCCGGGGTGAACGCCGCGAGAAAGCGCCGCTAG
- a CDS encoding dihydrofolate reductase family protein, which produces MRPLIVTEFLSLDGVYEEHSPWRAPYDPDDGPFKRDELFASGALLLGRTTYEDFAAYWPTATGAFADRMNALPKYVATTRPGPLGWNATPLGPDVVADVRALKAQPGGPLLVYGSGTLVQTLLRCGLVNELRLMIFPVVLGRGKRLFGTLENLPLTLLATRELGTGVLLLTYGPAAVPND; this is translated from the coding sequence GTGCGCCCCCTGATCGTCACGGAATTCCTGTCCCTGGACGGCGTGTACGAGGAGCACTCGCCCTGGCGTGCGCCCTACGACCCGGACGACGGCCCGTTCAAACGCGACGAACTGTTCGCCAGCGGCGCGCTGCTGCTGGGCCGCACCACCTACGAGGATTTTGCGGCGTACTGGCCGACCGCGACGGGCGCGTTCGCGGACCGCATGAACGCCCTGCCCAAGTACGTGGCGACCACCCGGCCCGGCCCGCTCGGCTGGAACGCCACGCCCCTCGGGCCGGACGTGGTGGCCGACGTGCGGGCACTCAAGGCGCAGCCGGGCGGCCCGCTGCTGGTGTACGGCAGCGGCACCCTCGTGCAGACCCTGCTGCGCTGCGGGCTGGTGAACGAACTGCGCCTGATGATCTTCCCGGTCGTGCTGGGGCGCGGCAAGCGCCTGTTCGGCACCCTGGAAAATCTGCCACTGACGCTGCTCGCCACGCGGGAACTGGGCACGGGCGTCCTGCTGCTCACGTACGGCCCGGCGGCCGTGCCGAACGACTAG
- a CDS encoding molybdopterin oxidoreductase family protein: MTALPVFPSRDVLLTCPLDCPDACRLKVTVGRETEGGPERMLKVTGDAAHPVTRGFACAKTVHYPARANHPERPLYPLRRVNAKTEAEPVWERVTWDSALDDIAARLRTLLDTRGAGSILRYNYAGTMGLMEGTHVHALFRALGAPELDETICATAGTEAWSLGYGTRFGVDPADVAHARLIVLWGINSLSTNSHLTPHLTAARKAGARIVCVDPYRNRTAAFADEHLKIRPGTDAALALGVMHELFAHGWTDDAYIAEATTGIEELRDAAREWTPERTAGVTGLDADVIRAFAHAVGTTRPTYFRVGYGMTRHEHGGTNLRAVTLIPALTGDWRHRGGGCTLSTSGAFKLNRARLGAAHLILPDVPHVNMNEYAGALRPEQGLGATFIYNCNPAVVAPDAGRVRAGLQRPDLLVVVLEQAMTETARLADYLLPATTFAEHADVYTSYGHHYLGYNPATLDAPGEARPNSWVFQQLARRLGITEPSVYWTVDDLLEEVLTTDHPLLSGVTSERLKAEGSVRLNVPNGFLPYAHGAETPSGKVQLSPAPQHREPLAQLSAEYPVRLLTPPAHHFLNSTYGNLANLNRAEGGEPHLLLHPHDAQASGVGDGQLATLTSEVGSVQRRVKVTDAAQPGAAILEGTWWGLSAPDGRSINELTAQTLTDLGGGSTFHNTRIRIEPAREPARG; the protein is encoded by the coding sequence ATGACCGCTCTGCCCGTGTTCCCTTCGCGTGATGTGCTGCTTACCTGCCCGCTGGACTGCCCGGACGCCTGCCGCCTGAAGGTGACGGTGGGCCGCGAGACGGAAGGCGGGCCGGAGCGGATGCTGAAGGTCACGGGTGACGCTGCGCACCCGGTCACCAGGGGCTTCGCGTGCGCCAAGACCGTGCATTACCCGGCCCGCGCGAACCACCCGGAGCGTCCGCTGTACCCGCTGCGGCGCGTGAACGCGAAGACCGAGGCCGAGCCGGTCTGGGAGCGCGTGACCTGGGATTCGGCGCTGGACGACATCGCCGCGCGGCTGCGCACCCTGCTGGACACGCGCGGGGCGGGCAGCATCCTGCGCTACAACTACGCCGGCACGATGGGCCTGATGGAGGGCACGCATGTGCACGCCCTGTTCCGCGCGCTGGGCGCCCCGGAACTCGACGAGACGATCTGCGCCACGGCCGGCACCGAGGCCTGGAGTCTGGGCTACGGCACCCGCTTCGGGGTGGACCCCGCCGACGTGGCGCACGCCCGCCTGATCGTGCTGTGGGGCATCAATTCCCTGAGTACGAACAGTCACCTGACGCCGCACCTGACAGCGGCGCGCAAGGCGGGCGCGCGGATCGTGTGCGTGGACCCGTACCGCAACCGCACGGCGGCCTTCGCGGACGAGCACCTGAAGATCCGGCCCGGCACGGACGCCGCGCTGGCACTGGGGGTCATGCATGAACTGTTCGCGCACGGCTGGACCGACGACGCCTACATTGCGGAGGCCACCACCGGGATCGAGGAACTGCGCGACGCGGCCCGCGAGTGGACGCCCGAACGTACGGCCGGGGTCACCGGGCTGGACGCCGACGTGATCCGCGCCTTCGCCCACGCGGTCGGCACGACGCGGCCCACGTACTTCCGGGTGGGGTACGGCATGACCCGCCACGAGCACGGCGGCACGAACCTGCGGGCTGTGACCCTGATTCCCGCCCTGACTGGCGACTGGCGGCACCGGGGCGGGGGCTGCACCCTGAGCACCAGCGGGGCGTTCAAACTGAACCGCGCCCGGCTGGGGGCCGCGCACCTGATCCTCCCGGACGTACCGCACGTGAACATGAACGAGTATGCGGGCGCCCTGCGGCCCGAACAGGGTCTGGGGGCCACGTTCATCTACAACTGCAACCCGGCGGTCGTCGCGCCGGATGCCGGGCGGGTCCGCGCGGGATTGCAGCGCCCCGACCTGCTGGTCGTCGTGCTGGAACAGGCCATGACCGAGACGGCGCGGCTGGCCGACTACCTGCTGCCCGCCACCACCTTCGCCGAGCACGCCGACGTGTACACCAGCTACGGCCACCACTACCTCGGCTACAACCCGGCCACGCTGGACGCCCCCGGTGAGGCGCGGCCGAACTCCTGGGTCTTCCAGCAACTCGCGCGGAGGCTGGGCATCACGGAACCCAGCGTGTACTGGACGGTGGACGACCTGCTGGAGGAGGTGCTGACCACCGACCACCCCCTGCTCTCGGGCGTCACCTCCGAGCGACTGAAGGCCGAGGGCAGCGTCCGCCTGAACGTCCCCAATGGGTTCCTGCCTTACGCGCATGGCGCGGAGACGCCCAGTGGGAAGGTGCAGCTCAGCCCCGCGCCGCAGCACCGCGAGCCGCTGGCGCAGCTGAGTGCCGAGTACCCGGTGCGGCTGCTCACGCCGCCCGCGCATCACTTCCTGAACAGTACCTACGGCAATCTGGCGAACCTCAACCGTGCCGAGGGGGGCGAGCCGCACCTGCTGCTGCACCCGCACGATGCGCAGGCGTCCGGCGTGGGCGACGGGCAGCTCGCCACCCTGACCAGCGAGGTCGGGAGCGTGCAGCGCCGCGTGAAGGTCACGGACGCCGCGCAGCCCGGCGCGGCCATCCTGGAAGGCACGTGGTGGGGCCTCAGCGCCCCGGACGGCCGCAGCATCAATGAACTGACCGCGCAGACCCTCACCGACCTGGGCGGCGGGAGCACCTTCCACAACACCCGCATCCGCATCGAGCCGGCCCGGGAACCCGCGCGGGGCTGA